ATCAACATCTCCACCAGCCCGCCGTCCGCAGCCACCCGTCAACTCCCGCCCTCACCCGTCCCGGCCGTGTCGCCCGTCCTGCCCTCAGCCTAGCGAGGCGGCTTATTAGACTCGATGTCGATAAGAACCGCCGAAACCCTTGTCGGCCCCTCTACCCGCGAGTAGGTTGCCCACAAGCCCTCGCCGCCCGCAGGTCAGGAGGCACCCCCATGCCCCGCTCCACCCCGCCCGCCACCGTCCACGACAGCCTGGTCCTGGAACCGCGGGACGTCCGGTTCGACTGGTCCGCACTCCCGCTGCACTGGATCCCCGACGAGCCGATGGCCACCCACACCATCAACGTGCTCCACCTGCTGCTCCCCGAGGGCGAGCGGTGGTTCGTCAAGGTCTTCAAGGACGCCCTCCCGCTGATCACGGACGAGCAACTCCGCGAGGAGGTCCTCGGGTTCATCGGCCAGGAGGCCATCCACGCCGAGGCCCACCAGGAGGTCCTCGACCACCTGCTCGGCCAGGGCCTCGACCCACGGCCGTACGTCCGGCAGATCAGCTGGCTCTTCCACCGCGTCCTCGGCGACAAGCCCGGCCTGACGCCCGCCCAGCGCCGCGAGAACACCATCGAACGGGTCGCCTTCGTCGCGGCGATCGAGCACTTCACCGCCTT
The window above is part of the Kitasatospora sp. HUAS MG31 genome. Proteins encoded here:
- a CDS encoding metal-dependent hydrolase, giving the protein MPRSTPPATVHDSLVLEPRDVRFDWSALPLHWIPDEPMATHTINVLHLLLPEGERWFVKVFKDALPLITDEQLREEVLGFIGQEAIHAEAHQEVLDHLLGQGLDPRPYVRQISWLFHRVLGDKPGLTPAQRRENTIERVAFVAAIEHFTAFLGNWALNSPGLDRAKADPTMLDLLRWHGAEEVEHRSVAYDLMVHLDPGYLRRVRGMAVSGPLLVHLWVRGARFMLAADPTLDGRIRPTWREARLIARRGLLPDPGRAVRSALRYFRPGYHPTQEGSSSQALAYLATSPAARAAATH